Genomic window (Synechococcus sp. LA31):
AGAGGGGGATCACCCCTGAGACATCCGATCAGGGATTGAGCCGCTCTTCCGCCCAGGCCTGATCAGCCCGCCAGCGGCGGCGCTGGTGGGGATGCCCGGTGAGTTCCAGCAGCTCCACCTGCTCGATCGCGATGCGCACCAGCTCAAAGCAGGCCGGCATCGGGCTGCCATCGGCCAACTCGGCTGGAAAGGTGGCATCTGCCTCGAAGGATGCGCCGGGTTCGGGCCAGCCCCAGAGGGATCGGGCTCCTGGATGAAGCTGTTGCCAGTGCTGCTGGCTGGCTTCCTCGATCGCCTGCGCTGTCATCGCCAGGCGCTGGCCCCGCAGGCGAAATTGCGAGCGGGCTTTGGGCAGCAGCCAGCACAGTTCCACCCGTGGTTCGGCCGAGAGCTCAGTGCTTTTGCTGCTGCGGCGATCGGTGAGGAGGTCGAGTTCAGCGGGCCCAGCCCAGCCGCGAAACACCAGGGTGCGAACCCGCGGGGCGCCATCGGCTCCAAGGGTGGCCAGCTGCAGCCAGCGGGCCTGCGGGGATCGCCCCTCCCGCTGGCGAGCGCCGCGCAGCAACGGCCGCCAGGGGGGGAGCG
Coding sequences:
- a CDS encoding pyridoxamine 5'-phosphate oxidase family protein; the encoded protein is MTLPPWRPLLRGARQREGRSPQARWLQLATLGADGAPRVRTLVFRGWAGPAELDLLTDRRSSKSTELSAEPRVELCWLLPKARSQFRLRGQRLAMTAQAIEEASQQHWQQLHPGARSLWGWPEPGASFEADATFPAELADGSPMPACFELVRIAIEQVELLELTGHPHQRRRWRADQAWAEERLNP